A genomic segment from Biomphalaria glabrata chromosome 16, xgBioGlab47.1, whole genome shotgun sequence encodes:
- the LOC106067162 gene encoding complement C1q-like protein 3 yields MIMMSIQYIACLVISIALVQAVYSQDPPQLPRPAFSAGLTHGVNVSDHVNVTYDRVWTNVGNGYDPTTGVFTAPVDGTYTFLYHALAEFDGMLWLDFYQNSNYISSAYAHIENQYGATSNSVTLNAKKGDQMYITGHGTSILYGLSDDVYATFSGYLLFPSTTNTAAATTTAP; encoded by the exons atgataatgatgTCAATACAATACATTGCATGTTTGGTTATCTCCATTgcgctagttcaggctgtctatAGTCAAG aCCCTCCACAGCTGCCCAGGCCTGCGTTCTCCGCCGGACTGACCCACGGCGTCAACGTGAGTGACCATGTCAACGTGACCTACGACAGGGTGTGGACCAACGTCGGCAACGGCTACGACCCTACCACGGGCGTGTTCACTGCGCCAGTGGATGGCACCTACACCTTCCTTTATCACGCTCTGGCTGAGTTTGA TGGAATGTTGTGGCTAGACTTCTATCAAAACTCTAATTACATCAGCTCCGCCTATGCACACATTGAAAATCAATATGGCGCCACAAGTAACTCCGTCACATTAAATGCAAAAAAAG GTGACCAGATGTACATCACTGGTCATGGAACGAGCATTCTGTACGGATTGTCTGATGACGTGTACGCCACTTTCTCTGGCTACCTGCTTTTCCCTTCAACCACAAACACAGCTGCGGCTACAACCACAGCTCCTTAA